In Ferribacterium limneticum, a genomic segment contains:
- a CDS encoding phosphoribulokinase, with protein MSVKHPIIAITGSSGAGTSTVMQSFQHIFRRECLNAQIVEGDSFHRYDRMAMRAEMKAQEEAGNRNFSHFGPGANLLEELQDLFIAYGQSGTGKFRKYLHDAGEAEPFGQQPGTFTPWQEITAATDLMFYEGLHGAYADDRIDIAKQVDLCVGVVPTINLEWIQKLHRDQKMRGYSQEAVTDTILRRMPDYVSHLCPQFSRTHVNFQRVPIVDTSNPFIARDIPTADESMVVIRFANPKGIDFQYLINILHGAMMTRPNTLVVPGGKMGLAMQMIFTPMVLRLMDHKRRA; from the coding sequence ATGTCCGTCAAACACCCCATCATCGCCATCACCGGTTCGTCCGGCGCCGGCACCAGCACGGTGATGCAGAGCTTCCAGCACATCTTCCGTCGGGAGTGTCTCAACGCCCAGATCGTCGAGGGCGATTCCTTCCATCGCTACGACCGCATGGCCATGCGCGCCGAAATGAAGGCGCAGGAAGAGGCCGGCAATCGCAACTTCAGCCACTTCGGCCCCGGCGCCAATCTGCTTGAAGAGCTGCAGGATTTGTTCATCGCCTACGGCCAGAGCGGTACCGGCAAGTTCCGCAAATACCTGCACGACGCCGGCGAGGCCGAGCCTTTCGGGCAGCAGCCGGGCACCTTCACGCCGTGGCAGGAGATCACCGCGGCCACCGACCTGATGTTCTACGAAGGTCTGCACGGCGCCTACGCCGATGACAGGATCGATATCGCCAAGCAGGTCGATCTCTGCGTCGGCGTCGTGCCGACCATCAACCTCGAGTGGATCCAGAAACTGCACCGCGACCAGAAAATGCGCGGCTATTCGCAGGAGGCGGTCACCGACACCATCCTGCGCCGCATGCCGGATTACGTCAGCCACCTCTGCCCGCAGTTCTCGCGCACCCACGTCAATTTCCAGCGCGTGCCGATCGTCGATACCTCCAACCCCTTCATCGCCCGTGATATTCCGACGGCCGACGAAAGCATGGTGGTGATCCGTTTCGCCAACCCGAAGGGCATCGATTTCCAGTACCTGATCAACATCCTGCACGGCGCCATGATGACCCGCCCGAACACGCTGGTCGTCCCCGGCGGCAAGATGGGCCTGGCCATGCAGATGATCTTCACGCCGATGGTTTTGCGGTTGATGGACCACAAGCGGCGCGCCTGA
- the tkt gene encoding transketolase: MDRNQTETTFRRELANAVRFLAIDAVNQAKSGHPGAPMGMADIAEVLWRDHLKHNPANPQWADRDRFVLSNGHGSMLLYALLHLTGYDLSIDDLKSFRQFGSRTAGHPEVGHTPGVETTTGPLGQGLTNAVGMALAEKLLAQRYNRPGLDIVDHRTWVFVGDGCLMEGISHEACSLAGVWGLDKLTCFYDDNGISIDGHVKGWFRDDTPARFRAYGWHVVGPIDGHDSAALSAAVAEAKTVTGQPTLIVCRTQIGWGSPNKAGSHDVHGAPLGADETAATRAALGWSHAPFEVPDSLRAAWNARATGAAAEAGWHNKFAAYRAKYPELAAEFERTQSHGLPEKWPEIKSELLAAAGRKEAATATRKSSQNCLDLLVDRVPELLGGSADLTGSNLTAGKGSIALHEAGERQANYVSYGVREFGMTAIMNGVALHGGLIPYGGTFAVFSDYARNAIRMSALMKQRVVHVLTHDSIGLGEDGPTHQPVEHASSLRIIPGLDLWRPCDELETAIAWAAALERQNGPSALFLSRQNLPQYGGAASRAEGASRGGYVLSEADGQLQAVIIATGSEVAIAMQAQAILKAGGVAVRVVSMPCTRCFDQQSPTWKKLVLPPDVCRVAIEAGQTDFWHKYVGLDGDVLGIDEFGASAPAPVLYDHYGLTADNLAQTVLRTIVSAGGSDGDF; this comes from the coding sequence ATGGACCGCAACCAGACCGAAACCACCTTCCGCCGCGAACTGGCCAACGCCGTCCGCTTTCTCGCCATTGACGCCGTCAATCAGGCCAAATCCGGCCACCCCGGCGCGCCGATGGGCATGGCCGACATCGCCGAAGTGCTGTGGCGTGACCATCTCAAACACAACCCCGCCAACCCGCAGTGGGCGGACCGCGACCGCTTCGTGCTGTCGAACGGCCACGGCTCGATGCTGCTCTACGCGCTGTTGCACCTGACCGGTTACGACCTGAGCATTGATGACCTGAAGAGCTTCCGCCAGTTCGGCAGCCGCACCGCCGGCCACCCGGAAGTCGGCCACACGCCGGGCGTCGAGACGACCACCGGCCCGCTCGGCCAGGGCCTGACCAACGCCGTCGGCATGGCGCTGGCCGAAAAACTGCTGGCCCAACGCTACAACCGGCCGGGGCTGGATATCGTCGATCACCGGACCTGGGTTTTCGTCGGCGACGGCTGCCTGATGGAAGGCATCAGTCACGAAGCCTGCTCGCTGGCCGGCGTCTGGGGCCTCGACAAGCTGACCTGCTTCTACGACGACAACGGGATTTCCATCGACGGCCACGTCAAGGGCTGGTTCCGCGACGACACCCCGGCCCGCTTCCGCGCCTACGGCTGGCATGTTGTCGGGCCGATTGACGGCCATGACTCGGCGGCTCTCTCGGCGGCCGTTGCCGAAGCCAAAACGGTCACCGGCCAGCCGACGCTGATCGTCTGCCGCACGCAGATCGGCTGGGGTTCGCCGAACAAGGCCGGTTCGCACGACGTGCATGGCGCACCGCTCGGTGCCGACGAAACAGCCGCCACCCGCGCCGCGCTCGGCTGGTCGCATGCGCCATTCGAAGTCCCGGACAGCCTGCGTGCCGCGTGGAACGCCCGGGCCACCGGTGCCGCTGCCGAAGCCGGCTGGCACAACAAGTTCGCCGCCTACCGCGCCAAATACCCGGAACTCGCCGCCGAGTTCGAGCGCACGCAATCCCACGGTCTACCGGAAAAATGGCCCGAAATTAAAAGCGAACTGCTCGCCGCTGCCGGCCGCAAGGAAGCAGCCACCGCCACCCGCAAGTCGTCGCAGAATTGCCTCGACCTGCTGGTCGACCGCGTGCCCGAACTGCTCGGCGGCTCGGCCGACCTGACCGGCTCCAACCTGACCGCCGGCAAGGGCAGCATCGCCCTGCACGAGGCTGGCGAGCGCCAGGCCAACTACGTGTCCTACGGCGTCCGCGAATTCGGCATGACGGCGATCATGAACGGCGTCGCCCTGCACGGCGGGCTGATCCCCTACGGCGGCACCTTCGCGGTGTTCTCCGACTACGCCCGCAACGCCATCCGGATGAGTGCGCTGATGAAGCAGCGCGTCGTCCATGTCCTGACCCACGATTCCATCGGCCTCGGCGAGGACGGCCCGACCCACCAGCCGGTCGAACACGCCAGCAGCCTGCGAATCATTCCCGGCCTCGACCTCTGGCGCCCCTGCGACGAGCTGGAAACAGCCATCGCCTGGGCCGCAGCGCTCGAGCGCCAAAACGGACCTTCCGCCCTCTTTTTGTCGCGTCAAAATCTGCCGCAATACGGCGGCGCGGCGAGCCGGGCGGAAGGTGCCAGCCGTGGCGGCTACGTGCTCTCCGAAGCCGACGGCCAGCTCCAGGCGGTGATCATCGCCACCGGCTCGGAAGTCGCCATTGCCATGCAGGCACAGGCCATCCTGAAAGCCGGCGGGGTCGCCGTGCGCGTCGTCTCGATGCCCTGCACGCGGTGCTTCGACCAGCAGTCGCCGACGTGGAAAAAGCTCGTCCTGCCGCCGGACGTCTGCCGCGTCGCCATCGAAGCCGGGCAGACCGATTTCTGGCACAAGTACGTCGGCCTCGATGGCGACGTCCTTGGCATCGACGAATTCGGCGCCTCGGCCCCGGCCCCGGTGCTCTACGACCACTACGGTCTGACCGCCGACAACCTGGCGCAAACGGTGTTGCGCACCATTGTCAGCGCCGGGGGTAGTGATGGCGACTTCTGA
- the gap gene encoding type I glyceraldehyde-3-phosphate dehydrogenase, with amino-acid sequence MPIRVAINGFGRIGRMAFRAIAKEAEFADIEVVAINDLLEPDYLAYMLKYDSVHGNFDGEVAVDGNDLLVNGRRIRLSAERHPEQLAWGEVKADVVIEATGHFLNHEGCARHIQAGARKVVQSAPAKDSTPMFVYGVNHHTYAGEDIVSAASCTTNGLAPVAKVLNDNFGIKRGLMSTVHAATATQKTVDGPSGKDWRGGRGILENIIPSSTGAAKAVGKVIPALNKKLTGMAFRVPTSDVSVVDLTVELECPASYEEICAAMKAASESGPLKGVLGYTGDSVVSTDFRGCRLPSIFDAGAGIALDPTFVKVVAWYDNEYGYTCNLLRLVRHISH; translated from the coding sequence ATGCCAATACGGGTGGCAATCAACGGCTTCGGCCGGATCGGGCGCATGGCTTTCCGGGCCATCGCCAAGGAGGCGGAGTTCGCCGACATCGAGGTGGTCGCCATCAACGATCTGCTCGAACCGGACTACCTGGCCTACATGCTCAAGTACGACTCGGTGCACGGCAACTTCGACGGCGAAGTGGCGGTCGACGGCAACGACCTGCTGGTCAACGGCCGCCGCATCCGCCTGAGCGCCGAGCGCCATCCAGAGCAGCTGGCCTGGGGCGAGGTCAAGGCCGATGTCGTCATCGAGGCGACCGGCCATTTCCTCAACCACGAAGGCTGTGCCCGGCATATCCAGGCTGGTGCCCGCAAGGTCGTCCAGTCGGCACCGGCCAAGGACAGCACACCGATGTTCGTCTATGGCGTCAATCACCATACCTACGCTGGCGAGGACATCGTTTCGGCCGCTTCCTGCACGACCAACGGCCTGGCCCCGGTGGCCAAAGTGCTCAATGACAATTTCGGCATCAAGCGTGGCCTGATGAGCACGGTGCATGCCGCCACCGCCACGCAAAAAACCGTCGACGGCCCTTCCGGCAAGGACTGGCGCGGCGGGCGCGGCATTCTTGAGAACATCATCCCGTCCTCGACCGGCGCCGCCAAGGCCGTCGGCAAGGTGATTCCGGCCCTCAACAAGAAACTGACCGGCATGGCATTCCGCGTGCCGACCTCCGATGTCTCGGTGGTCGACCTGACCGTCGAGCTGGAATGTCCCGCCAGCTACGAGGAAATCTGTGCCGCCATGAAGGCCGCTTCGGAATCCGGTCCGCTCAAGGGCGTCCTCGGCTATACCGGCGACAGCGTCGTGTCGACCGATTTCCGCGGCTGCCGTCTGCCCTCGATCTTCGACGCCGGCGCCGGCATCGCGCTCGACCCGACCTTCGTCAAGGTCGTCGCCTGGTACGACAACGAGTACGGCTATACCTGCAACCTGCTGCGCCTCGTGCGCCATATCTCGCACTGA